From one Mya arenaria isolate MELC-2E11 chromosome 4, ASM2691426v1 genomic stretch:
- the LOC128230517 gene encoding uncharacterized protein LOC128230517 isoform X1, with the protein MKLLVCSILALCCALADGAVMQKARPMMDAAQPNHHNGIVLLDGFCKAIISKTVKNDDDKYNDVFVEITSSCEKLQEFWTKVYANRQGMAQAGDGPQVQPETFDDDEPIDQPKPVHGERDRKRRSNRRPFAWRDGFRVQGRRPIGLPMAKSAIEQLLFICDHLNPALEGRSVEFVEIVDQIDEACEKADQLFHEDADDNATADL; encoded by the exons ATGAAG TTGCTGGTGTGCTCGATACTCGCTCTCTGCTGTGCTCTGGCTGACGGAGCTGTCATG CAAAAGGCCAGGCCAATGATGGACGCAGCGCAGCCAAACCATCATAATGGAATAGTGTTGTTGGACGGATTCTGTAAGGCGATCATCAGCAAAACGGTTAAAAACGATGACGACAAATACAACGACGTTTTCGTGGAAATAACGTCATCATGTGAGAAACTACAGGAATTCTGGACGAAAGTTTATGCAAACAGACAAGGCATGGCACAAGCG GGAGACGGACCGCAAGTTCAGCCAGAAACCTTTGATGACGATGAGCCAATTGACCAACCAAAACCAGTGCATGGTGAGAGAGACAGGAAGAGGCGGTCGAACAGGCGCCCGTTTGCTTGGCGCGACGGCTTCAGGGTTCAGGGCAGGCGGCCCATTGGCCTTCCCATGGCTAAATCGGCGATCGAACAACTGCTGTTCATTTGCGACCACTTGAACCCTGCGCTTGAG GGTCGGTCAGTGGAGTTTGTGGAAATCGTAGATCAGATAGACGAGGCTTGTGAGAAAGCCGATCAGCTTTTCCATGAAGACGCAGACGACAACGCCACTGCGGATCTGTAG
- the LOC128230517 gene encoding uncharacterized protein LOC128230517 isoform X2 has translation MQKARPMMDAAQPNHHNGIVLLDGFCKAIISKTVKNDDDKYNDVFVEITSSCEKLQEFWTKVYANRQGMAQAGDGPQVQPETFDDDEPIDQPKPVHGERDRKRRSNRRPFAWRDGFRVQGRRPIGLPMAKSAIEQLLFICDHLNPALEGRSVEFVEIVDQIDEACEKADQLFHEDADDNATADL, from the exons ATG CAAAAGGCCAGGCCAATGATGGACGCAGCGCAGCCAAACCATCATAATGGAATAGTGTTGTTGGACGGATTCTGTAAGGCGATCATCAGCAAAACGGTTAAAAACGATGACGACAAATACAACGACGTTTTCGTGGAAATAACGTCATCATGTGAGAAACTACAGGAATTCTGGACGAAAGTTTATGCAAACAGACAAGGCATGGCACAAGCG GGAGACGGACCGCAAGTTCAGCCAGAAACCTTTGATGACGATGAGCCAATTGACCAACCAAAACCAGTGCATGGTGAGAGAGACAGGAAGAGGCGGTCGAACAGGCGCCCGTTTGCTTGGCGCGACGGCTTCAGGGTTCAGGGCAGGCGGCCCATTGGCCTTCCCATGGCTAAATCGGCGATCGAACAACTGCTGTTCATTTGCGACCACTTGAACCCTGCGCTTGAG GGTCGGTCAGTGGAGTTTGTGGAAATCGTAGATCAGATAGACGAGGCTTGTGAGAAAGCCGATCAGCTTTTCCATGAAGACGCAGACGACAACGCCACTGCGGATCTGTAG